A window of the Hordeum vulgare subsp. vulgare chromosome 5H, MorexV3_pseudomolecules_assembly, whole genome shotgun sequence genome harbors these coding sequences:
- the LOC123452057 gene encoding protein TsetseEP-like gives MAMARRRHSSSVDLPCVLFLLLIVAMAADGAGSVHARQRKLQQVPGPQPLPLPNPRPQPGPQPVPLPIPNPQPDPNPQPLPNPDPNPQPLPNPDPNPQPQPLPQPQPDPNPQPQPLPQPLPQPQPDPNTQPQPLPQPLPQPLPGPNAPPLPLPQPLPLPPPGPNAPPLPLPPPGPNPQPLPPPGVPAGSYPQVQPLPDSNTPGRQNNALQGPLGSGAAPILYSCGATYIHTFFMGLLLYYFV, from the coding sequence ATGGCGATGGCGAGGCGCCGCCACTCCTCCTCTGTTGATCTCCCAtgcgtcctcttcctcctcctcatcgttgCCATGGCCGCGGACGGTGCAGGCAGCGTGCATGCGCGGCAGCGGAAGTTGCAGCAAGTGCCCGGGCCACAGCCGCTGCCGCTGCCAAACCCACGCCCTCAACCCGGCCCACAACCGGTGCCACTTCCGATTCCGAACCCACAACCTGACCCAAACCCACAACCTTTACCTAACCCAGACCCAAACCCACAACCTTTGCCTAACCCAGACCCAAACCCACAGCCACAGCCATTACCCCAACCACAGCCGGACCCAAACCCGCAGCCACAACCATTACCGCAGCCTCTTCCACAACCCCAACCGGACCCAAACACGCAGCCACAACCATTACCGCAGCCTCTGCCGCAACCACTGCCGGGTCCAAACGCACCGCCGCTGCCGTTACCGCAGCCTCTGCCACTGCCACCGCCGGGTCCAAACGCACCACCGCTGCCATTACCACCGCCGGGGCCAAACCCGCAGCCACTGCCGCCACCGGGTGTCCCGGCTGGCTCATACCCGCAGGTACAACCGTTGCCGGACTCGAATACGCCCGGGCGACAGAATAACGCACTACAGGGACCACTGGGGAGTGGTGCAGCCCCGATCTTATACTCATGCGGTGCAACG